One genomic region from Paracoccus pantotrophus encodes:
- a CDS encoding MATE family efflux transporter, translated as MTFHRYAPHLRATLALGLPLVGSHLARMAIHVADTVMVGWYGVEELAALVIAVSFFNILFFLGMGFGIGVMGLIATAIARGDEVEVRRSARMALWLSLGFAVAVIPAMWHSEPILLAIGQEPVVARLAQDYLRIAGFGLIAMLCQLTLNSYLAAMERPQVVLWITLAGLPLVIVLNWLLIFGNLGAPELGVRGAAIAAIAVQFSQLLAIAAYAAWLPAARKYQLFRRFWRPDWAGMRAVFVLGLPIGLTMVAEGGLFVGSNVMMGWIGTRELAAHGIALQLASLTFMLHLGMSNAATVRIGQAKGRGDGRWMRDAGVTVTAVSVVIAALAMAAFELFPRQLVGLYLDASDPETPAIVGIAAGLLFYAGLFQLTDAMQVIGLGLLRGVQDTRVPMVIAAISYWLVGIPVAYGLAFVAGMGPAGLWLGLVAGLSLAAVLLMRRFWRGFARGDWTCEARVV; from the coding sequence ATGACGTTTCACCGCTACGCCCCGCATCTGCGCGCGACGCTCGCGCTCGGGCTGCCGCTGGTCGGCAGCCACCTGGCGCGCATGGCCATCCATGTCGCCGATACCGTCATGGTCGGCTGGTACGGGGTCGAGGAGCTGGCGGCGCTGGTTATCGCCGTGTCCTTCTTCAACATCCTGTTCTTCCTGGGCATGGGCTTCGGTATCGGCGTCATGGGGCTGATCGCCACCGCCATCGCGCGGGGCGACGAGGTCGAGGTGCGCCGCTCGGCCCGGATGGCGCTGTGGCTGTCGCTGGGTTTCGCCGTGGCGGTGATCCCGGCCATGTGGCATTCCGAGCCGATCCTGCTGGCCATCGGCCAGGAGCCGGTGGTGGCGCGGCTGGCGCAGGACTACCTGCGCATCGCCGGCTTCGGCCTGATCGCGATGCTGTGCCAGTTGACGCTCAACAGCTACCTGGCGGCGATGGAGCGGCCGCAGGTGGTGCTGTGGATCACGCTGGCGGGTCTGCCGCTGGTGATCGTGCTGAACTGGCTGCTGATCTTCGGCAATCTGGGCGCGCCGGAACTGGGGGTGCGGGGCGCCGCCATCGCCGCCATCGCCGTGCAGTTTTCGCAGCTTCTGGCGATCGCCGCCTATGCGGCCTGGCTGCCGGCGGCGCGCAAATACCAGCTGTTCCGGCGCTTCTGGCGCCCCGACTGGGCGGGGATGCGGGCGGTCTTCGTGCTGGGCCTGCCCATCGGGCTGACCATGGTGGCCGAGGGCGGGCTTTTCGTCGGCTCGAACGTGATGATGGGCTGGATCGGCACGCGCGAGCTGGCCGCGCACGGAATCGCGCTGCAGCTCGCCTCGCTGACCTTCATGCTGCATCTGGGCATGTCGAATGCCGCCACCGTGCGCATCGGCCAGGCCAAGGGCCGGGGCGACGGCCGCTGGATGCGCGACGCCGGCGTGACAGTGACCGCGGTTTCGGTGGTGATCGCCGCGCTGGCCATGGCGGCTTTCGAGCTGTTCCCGCGCCAGCTGGTCGGGCTCTACCTGGATGCCTCGGATCCCGAGACCCCGGCCATCGTCGGGATCGCGGCCGGACTGCTGTTCTATGCCGGGCTGTTTCAGCTGACGGATGCGATGCAGGTGATTGGGCTGGGGCTGTTGCGCGGGGTGCAGGACACGCGCGTGCCCATGGTGATCGCGGCCATCAGCTATTGGCTGGTAGGCATCCCGGTGGCCTACGGGCTGGCCTTCGTCGCCGGGATGGGCCCGGCCGGCCTGTGGCTGGGGCTGGTCGCGGGGCTGAGCCTGGCCGCGGTGCTGCTGATGCGCCGCTTCTGGCGCGGCTTCGCGCGCGGGGACTGGACCTGCGAGGCGCGCGTGGTCTAG
- a CDS encoding Lrp/AsnC ligand binding domain-containing protein: protein MRPVFVQFRCSPGKTYEVADAIYDREIVSELYSTSGDYDLLAKIYVPENQDVGHYLSEKLFDIPHIVRTLTTITFKAF, encoded by the coding sequence ATGCGCCCGGTTTTCGTCCAGTTCCGCTGCTCGCCCGGCAAGACCTACGAGGTCGCCGATGCGATCTATGACCGCGAGATCGTCAGCGAGCTTTACTCGACCTCGGGCGATTACGACCTCTTGGCCAAGATCTACGTGCCCGAGAACCAGGATGTCGGGCATTATCTCTCCGAAAAGCTGTTCGACATCCCGCATATCGTGCGCACGCTGACGACGATCACCTTCAAGGCGTTCTAG
- a CDS encoding pyridoxal phosphate-dependent aminotransferase, producing MMRFRFAPIPAALPATVPFTGPETLERRRGAPFRARLGANENGFGPSPRAVAAMARAAAEVWKYGDPDTHDLRHALAAHHGVAPENIMVGEGIDGLLGLLVRLMVAPGEVVVSSDGAYPTFNYHVAGFGGRLVKMPYRDDAEDPEALAAAAHRHGARLVYLANPDNPMGSWHPGRRIEAMLGALPETSLLVLDEAYAEFAPADAIPRIEPEDARAIRFRTFSKAHAMAGARIGYAIGPAELIAGFDRIRNHFGIGRIAQAGALAALEDRDWLAHVLAETAAARARIAAIARENRLEALPSATNFVAVDCGRDGAFARALLDALAQEGIFVRMPGVAPMDRCIRVSCGPEPEMAAFAEALPRALRALA from the coding sequence ATGATGCGCTTTCGCTTTGCCCCCATTCCCGCCGCGCTGCCCGCGACCGTTCCCTTCACCGGCCCCGAGACGCTGGAGCGCCGCCGTGGCGCGCCGTTCCGCGCCCGGCTGGGCGCCAACGAGAACGGCTTCGGCCCCTCGCCCAGGGCGGTCGCGGCCATGGCGCGGGCGGCGGCGGAGGTCTGGAAATACGGCGATCCCGACACCCACGACCTGCGCCATGCGCTGGCCGCGCATCACGGCGTCGCGCCCGAGAACATCATGGTCGGCGAGGGGATCGACGGGCTCTTGGGCCTGCTCGTGCGGCTGATGGTGGCGCCGGGCGAGGTGGTGGTCAGTTCGGACGGGGCCTATCCGACCTTCAACTATCACGTGGCGGGTTTCGGCGGCCGGCTGGTCAAGATGCCCTATCGCGACGATGCCGAGGATCCCGAGGCGCTGGCCGCCGCCGCGCATCGCCATGGCGCGCGCCTGGTCTATCTGGCGAACCCCGACAACCCGATGGGCAGCTGGCATCCCGGCCGGCGCATCGAGGCCATGCTGGGCGCCCTGCCCGAGACGAGCCTGCTGGTTCTGGACGAGGCCTATGCCGAATTCGCTCCCGCCGATGCCATCCCCCGCATCGAGCCCGAGGACGCGCGGGCGATCCGTTTCCGCACTTTCTCCAAGGCCCATGCCATGGCAGGGGCGCGGATCGGCTATGCCATCGGCCCGGCGGAACTGATCGCCGGCTTCGACCGCATCCGCAACCATTTCGGCATCGGCCGCATCGCCCAGGCCGGCGCGCTGGCCGCGCTGGAGGATCGCGACTGGCTGGCCCATGTCCTGGCCGAAACCGCCGCCGCCCGCGCGCGCATCGCCGCGATCGCGCGCGAGAACCGGCTGGAGGCGCTGCCCTCGGCCACGAATTTCGTCGCCGTCGACTGCGGCCGCGACGGCGCCTTTGCCCGCGCCCTGCTGGATGCGCTGGCGCAGGAGGGCATCTTCGTGCGCATGCCCGGCGTTGCGCCGATGGATCGCTGCATCCGCGTCTCCTGCGGCCCCGAACCCGAGATGGCCGCCTTCGCCGAGGCGCTGCCCAGAGCGCTCAGGGCGCTGGCCTGA
- a CDS encoding Lrp/AsnC family transcriptional regulator, which produces MSDNRQTPIRLDDTDRKILSLLQEDATLSLDDIAARVGASKTPVWNRIRKLREAGVIRSQVALLDPDALGLDACFFVLIRTSEHDPDWARRFLAAVRARPEVIEAHRLAGDIDYILKVRVRNARAYDRFYQALISEVRIHNVTALLSMEELKATTALPLD; this is translated from the coding sequence ATGAGCGACAACAGGCAAACTCCCATCCGGCTGGACGACACCGACCGCAAAATCCTGTCCCTGCTGCAAGAGGACGCCACGCTGTCGCTCGACGACATCGCGGCACGGGTGGGGGCCTCGAAGACCCCGGTCTGGAACCGGATTCGCAAGCTGCGCGAGGCCGGGGTGATCCGGTCCCAGGTGGCGCTGCTCGACCCCGATGCGCTGGGGCTCGACGCCTGCTTCTTCGTGCTGATCCGCACCAGCGAGCACGACCCGGACTGGGCGCGCCGCTTCCTGGCCGCGGTGCGCGCCCGTCCCGAGGTGATCGAGGCGCACCGGCTGGCCGGCGACATCGACTATATCCTGAAGGTGCGGGTGCGCAATGCGCGGGCCTATGACCGCTTCTACCAGGCGCTGATTTCCGAGGTGAGGATCCATAACGTCACGGCGCTTCTCTCGATGGAAGAGCTTAAGGCGACCACGGCGCTTCCCCTGGACTGA
- a CDS encoding DUF2849 domain-containing protein: MSKGFTPSPATPGVITANDLRMGHCVWMRDGKWTADPREAELFEDEAIAELALLDATSQAHLVVGPYLVEAKRGADGRPEPAHFREAFRRSGPTHKHFQQAEFEASNV, translated from the coding sequence ATGTCCAAAGGCTTCACCCCATCCCCCGCGACCCCCGGCGTCATCACCGCGAATGACCTGCGCATGGGCCATTGCGTGTGGATGCGCGATGGCAAGTGGACCGCGGACCCCCGCGAGGCCGAGCTGTTCGAGGACGAGGCCATCGCCGAACTGGCGCTGCTCGACGCAACCTCTCAGGCCCATCTCGTCGTCGGCCCCTACCTGGTCGAGGCGAAGCGCGGCGCCGACGGCCGCCCCGAGCCGGCCCATTTCCGCGAGGCGTTCCGCCGCAGCGGCCCGACCCACAAGCATTTCCAGCAAGCCGAGTTCGAGGCCAGCAATGTTTGA
- a CDS encoding nitrite/sulfite reductase produces the protein MFDARPQHNDQHREYLRHRTQQFRQQVQRRLDGSLTEEEFRPLRLKNGVYLQLHSYMYRVAIPYGALTPDQLRMLGHVAERWDRGYGHFTTRTNIQFHWHKLVDIPDSMEALNSVGIHSIQTSGNTIRNVNADAFAGAADDELEDPRPWAELIRIWSTDHAEFQFLPRKFKISVSAGKQDRSAVSAYDIGLRIVEQDGARGFQVWVGGGLGRTPYLGQVIRDFLPQADLLPYLEAILSVYNLTGRRDNKWKARIKITVNERGLDVFRADVEEEFKHRRRQFSGLDQEILRELRARFAPPEFRDAPVEGYEAARAANGAFRAWTDSNLHPHRVPGYASVIVTLKAPGATPGDMSAEQMRLVADLAERLAHGDIRVNHDQNLVLPHVRKADLPELYAALRQAGLATANFGKITDIISCPGMDYCTLATARSIPIAQDIAAHFRARGLEDEIGEMKIRISGCINACGHHHLGHIGILGLDRAGVENYQITLGGDGYETPTLGQRAGAGFPADEVVPAIDRLIDAYLELRESPEERFIDAYRRLGVAPFKAALYPADA, from the coding sequence ATGTTTGACGCGCGTCCCCAGCACAACGACCAGCATCGCGAATACCTGCGCCACCGCACGCAGCAGTTTCGCCAGCAGGTCCAGCGCCGCCTGGACGGCAGCCTGACCGAAGAGGAATTCCGGCCGCTGCGGCTGAAGAACGGCGTCTACCTGCAGCTGCATTCCTACATGTACCGGGTGGCGATCCCCTATGGCGCGCTGACCCCGGACCAGCTGCGCATGCTGGGCCATGTGGCCGAACGCTGGGACCGCGGCTATGGCCATTTCACCACCCGCACCAATATCCAGTTCCACTGGCACAAGCTGGTCGACATCCCCGATTCCATGGAGGCGCTGAACTCGGTCGGCATCCACAGCATCCAGACCTCGGGCAACACCATCCGCAACGTCAATGCCGACGCTTTCGCCGGCGCTGCCGACGACGAGCTGGAGGATCCGCGCCCCTGGGCCGAGCTGATCCGCATCTGGTCCACCGACCATGCCGAGTTCCAGTTCCTGCCGCGCAAGTTCAAGATCTCGGTCTCGGCCGGCAAGCAGGACCGCTCGGCGGTCTCGGCCTATGACATCGGGCTGCGCATCGTCGAACAGGACGGCGCGCGCGGCTTCCAGGTCTGGGTCGGCGGCGGGCTGGGCCGCACGCCCTATCTGGGCCAGGTGATCCGCGATTTCCTGCCGCAGGCCGACCTGCTGCCTTACCTGGAGGCGATCCTGTCGGTCTACAACCTGACCGGCCGGCGCGACAACAAGTGGAAGGCGCGGATCAAGATCACCGTGAACGAGCGCGGCCTCGACGTGTTCCGGGCCGATGTCGAGGAAGAGTTCAAACACCGCCGCCGGCAGTTCTCGGGCCTGGACCAGGAGATCCTGCGCGAGTTGCGCGCCCGGTTCGCGCCGCCGGAATTCCGCGATGCCCCGGTCGAGGGCTATGAGGCGGCGCGTGCCGCGAACGGCGCCTTCCGGGCCTGGACCGACAGCAACCTGCATCCGCACCGCGTTCCGGGCTATGCCAGCGTCATCGTCACGCTGAAGGCGCCGGGCGCCACGCCGGGCGACATGAGCGCCGAGCAGATGCGGCTGGTCGCCGACCTGGCCGAGCGGCTGGCCCATGGCGACATCCGGGTGAACCACGACCAGAACCTGGTGCTGCCGCATGTGCGCAAGGCCGACCTGCCCGAGCTTTACGCCGCGTTGCGCCAGGCGGGGCTGGCCACGGCGAATTTCGGCAAGATCACCGATATCATCTCCTGCCCCGGCATGGATTACTGCACCCTGGCCACCGCGCGCTCGATCCCGATCGCGCAGGACATCGCCGCGCATTTCCGCGCCCGCGGCCTGGAGGACGAGATCGGCGAGATGAAGATCCGCATCTCGGGCTGCATCAACGCCTGCGGCCATCACCACCTGGGCCATATCGGCATCCTGGGCCTGGACCGGGCCGGGGTCGAGAACTACCAGATCACGCTGGGTGGCGACGGCTACGAGACCCCGACCCTGGGCCAGCGCGCCGGCGCCGGCTTCCCGGCGGACGAGGTGGTGCCGGCCATCGACCGGCTGATCGACGCCTACCTGGAACTGCGCGAATCGCCCGAGGAGCGTTTCATCGACGCCTATCGTCGCCTGGGGGTGGCTCCGTTCAAGGCGGCGCTGTATCCGGCCGATGCTTGA
- a CDS encoding phosphoadenylyl-sulfate reductase, translated as MLDQALDARAARLNDRYRHHAATEVLRRALRDPDLGSTTLVSSFGAESVVLLHMVSVVAPGTPVLFIDTMMLFQETLDYQLEVTERLKLTDVRVIRATEREVALNDPDGTLHRFNTDACCDFRKTVPLERELSRFDAWITGRKRFQGGERQQLEFFEAEPPSRLRINPLAHWRPQDVQDYMAENNLPRHPLVARGYASIGCAPCTSPVKPGEDPRAGRWRGSQKTECGIHFIGGRMVRTGAKA; from the coding sequence ATGCTTGATCAGGCGCTGGATGCCCGCGCGGCGCGGCTGAACGACCGCTATCGCCACCACGCGGCGACCGAGGTGCTGCGGCGCGCCCTGCGCGACCCCGACCTGGGCTCGACCACGCTGGTTTCCAGTTTCGGGGCGGAATCGGTGGTGCTTCTGCACATGGTCTCGGTGGTGGCGCCGGGGACGCCGGTGTTGTTCATCGACACGATGATGCTGTTCCAGGAGACGCTGGACTATCAGCTGGAAGTGACGGAACGGCTGAAGCTGACCGATGTGCGGGTGATCCGCGCCACCGAGCGCGAGGTGGCGCTGAACGACCCGGACGGCACGCTGCACCGGTTCAACACCGATGCCTGCTGCGATTTCCGCAAGACCGTGCCGCTGGAGCGCGAGCTGTCCAGGTTCGACGCCTGGATCACCGGCCGCAAGCGCTTCCAGGGCGGCGAGCGCCAGCAGCTGGAGTTCTTCGAGGCCGAGCCGCCGTCGCGGCTGCGCATCAACCCGCTGGCCCATTGGCGTCCGCAGGACGTCCAGGACTACATGGCCGAGAACAACCTGCCGCGTCACCCGCTGGTCGCCAGGGGCTATGCCTCGATCGGCTGCGCGCCCTGCACCTCGCCGGTCAAGCCGGGCGAAGACCCGCGCGCCGGCCGCTGGCGGGGCAGCCAGAAGACCGAATGCGGCATCCATTTCATCGGCGGGCGCATGGTCCGCACAGGAGCGAAGGCATGA
- a CDS encoding DUF934 domain-containing protein: MSDFILVRDDGFHPHDGVEPVTLAPDTSLADLESYLAHDLIAIDFPAMTDGRGFSLARMLRQKGYKGRLRAVGKLIADQYAMARRVGFDEVQIPAALAERQPQDQWLYRADWRDWDHRSRLAG, translated from the coding sequence ATGAGCGATTTCATTCTGGTCCGCGATGACGGCTTCCACCCCCATGACGGGGTCGAGCCGGTCACCCTGGCGCCCGATACGAGCCTGGCCGATCTCGAGTCCTATCTGGCGCATGACCTGATCGCCATCGACTTTCCGGCCATGACCGACGGGCGCGGCTTCTCGCTGGCCCGCATGCTGCGCCAGAAGGGCTACAAGGGCCGGCTGCGCGCCGTGGGCAAGCTGATCGCGGACCAATATGCCATGGCCCGCCGCGTCGGCTTCGACGAGGTGCAGATCCCCGCCGCGCTGGCCGAGCGCCAGCCGCAGGACCAATGGCTCTATCGCGCCGATTGGCGCGACTGGGACCATCGGTCGCGGCTCGCCGGCTGA